One region of Mucilaginibacter gotjawali genomic DNA includes:
- a CDS encoding DUF1735 domain-containing protein — MKKIIFILVLAAFSLSISSCLKDKPNTDFSGIGTVIELPWSGLQYFSRDAVTTAGDTVTMAFGINVASAKPLSTATNYTIAVDNSLLTAYNTANTAITYLEMPAGSYKITDLKGNAAKLSGTIPAGGRLDSVLVTVYKNQLDPSKSYMLPIKLVSASNGVVSGNFNAHYYHFIGNDFAGTYEHYYTRWETPDSTTSPSSNRVDHGQVIMSPVSPTELTVSTDYYTGPRYDITFTKTGSGPTATYSNWKVRFLPDDISSGPWATNITVVTSPMFVPKTLVFNSGVEYTYAQSLKLFRIYFQTASRAIIDEYVHQ, encoded by the coding sequence ATGAAAAAAATAATATTTATTTTAGTCTTGGCAGCGTTTTCGCTCTCTATATCCTCGTGCCTGAAGGATAAGCCAAATACGGATTTTTCCGGGATCGGAACGGTTATAGAATTACCCTGGTCGGGCCTTCAATATTTTAGCAGGGATGCAGTAACCACAGCTGGTGATACGGTTACGATGGCATTTGGCATTAACGTGGCTTCTGCCAAGCCCTTATCAACGGCAACTAATTATACAATTGCTGTTGATAATTCGTTGTTGACTGCTTATAATACAGCTAATACGGCCATTACATATCTGGAAATGCCAGCTGGTTCGTATAAGATCACAGACCTTAAAGGTAACGCAGCAAAGCTGTCAGGAACAATACCGGCCGGTGGTCGTTTGGATTCTGTTTTGGTGACTGTTTACAAGAACCAGCTTGATCCTTCAAAAAGCTACATGTTACCGATTAAATTGGTAAGCGCTTCAAATGGTGTTGTAAGTGGAAACTTTAACGCTCATTACTATCACTTTATCGGTAATGATTTTGCCGGAACTTATGAGCATTATTACACCAGGTGGGAAACTCCTGATAGTACAACGTCGCCTTCATCGAACAGGGTAGACCATGGGCAAGTAATTATGAGCCCGGTAAGCCCCACCGAATTGACAGTCAGTACCGATTACTATACTGGGCCTCGTTATGATATTACGTTTACGAAAACAGGTTCAGGGCCAACTGCGACATATTCCAACTGGAAAGTTCGATTTTTGCCGGATGATATCTCAAGCGGGCCTTGGGCTACCAATATAACAGTTGTAACAAGCCCTATGTTTGTGCCCAAAACACTTGTGTTTAATTCCGGTGTAGAATATACTTATGCACAATCATTGAAGTTGTTCAGGATTTATTTCCAAACAGCGTCACGTGCAATTATTGACGAATATGTTCATCAATAG
- a CDS encoding SusC/RagA family TonB-linked outer membrane protein encodes MKKLLLVSLCFLMLCITQVFAQNRTVTGTVTASDDGQPIPGVTVKLKGTSIGTQTSVAGKYTLSVPAGATLVFTFVGYTPLELPVGTAAVLNAKLVPASRQLTEVVVTSFGIQRQAASLGYSTTKVTGADINTAKPISVANGLTGKVSGLQVNTVNAGIFAPTRITLRGNRSLLGNNQPLIVVDGSIYYSDISTLNPEDIQSTDVLKGSSASAVYGSDASNGVIVITTKHGARATSVTLSSTADIETVSYLPKFQNQFGSNGGELYVNDFNDLRTYIPYENQSYGPLFNGKMVPLGRPLPDGSVEMVPYAAVKNQKRDFFNTGLTTHQNFSYDSGDENGSFHMSAQDINSTSVTPHDIGRRDIFRIGGDKKYGIFSATYSATYTYVNKNVTNSGGVYDDLLESPLHVPVADLKNVDSKYGNPDTYYNDYYYSPGQIIAQTRYLDIENHINANVALTLKPWKWVSLTYRSSLENIQARSEVKDAGITYSDFSKSNDTIYYSNSQGTGIVKAEDSGTKYSANDAPPSYGLDDFNNLLFTSDFLASFNTKFAKDFSFNGTAGIAYIENKITNTPINQGALVTLPYNTQNFSGTPSVGGQYSYEARKIGYFAEGTFGYKDFAYVHGSFRTDLDSRLSKANHYIPYYDIDGSLVLSEMFKGMTDNGVLNFAKVRYAHSLTGNVSPLANGSQYIAFGAYRTDPTLGAAYGFPYASSGIAGYSLNTTIANPNIKPEKVTEDEVGLDLGFLNDRINLAASYYQSKTKDGIVFANVSGASGFTTALLNAANTSNKGLELDLSGTVIKTGNINWKIGVNWTHQSSNVESIVSGVNALPIGNAAWAVVGHSYPELEGYDWTRDPANGKVIVDPNTGLPTRASKLSILGQSVPSDLIGFSTTFKYKSFSFQMTADYRGGYVIYNSNLGTTLDHSGTSITSAIAGRQRFVFPNSEYLVNGAYVPNTNVEVQDGNFNFWPTLYQSIDANYVTSAAAWKLREVALSYSLPKQLISDIKFVKAVTITVSGRNLLMFVPSTNKFTDPEFSNDTGNGVGTTSLNQLPPTRIFSTTLSVTL; translated from the coding sequence ATGAAAAAACTTCTACTAGTAAGTTTGTGTTTCCTGATGTTATGCATTACACAGGTATTTGCACAAAACCGTACAGTTACTGGTACGGTTACGGCCTCTGATGATGGTCAACCCATTCCGGGAGTAACAGTAAAATTAAAGGGGACCTCTATAGGTACCCAGACCAGCGTGGCAGGTAAGTATACACTGTCAGTTCCGGCAGGAGCAACGTTGGTATTCACATTCGTTGGGTACACCCCACTTGAATTACCGGTAGGTACAGCTGCTGTACTAAACGCTAAATTGGTGCCTGCTTCAAGGCAGCTGACTGAAGTTGTTGTTACTTCATTTGGTATCCAGCGTCAGGCCGCTTCTTTAGGTTACTCTACCACTAAAGTAACCGGCGCCGACATTAATACCGCAAAGCCTATCAGTGTTGCAAATGGTTTAACAGGTAAGGTTTCTGGTTTGCAGGTAAATACGGTTAATGCAGGTATATTTGCGCCAACCCGTATCACACTCCGTGGTAACAGGTCGTTACTGGGTAACAACCAACCACTGATCGTTGTTGACGGATCTATCTATTACAGTGACATCAGCACCCTGAACCCTGAAGACATCCAGTCAACTGACGTGCTGAAAGGCTCTTCAGCTTCTGCTGTTTACGGTTCTGATGCATCTAATGGTGTTATCGTTATCACCACCAAACATGGTGCAAGGGCAACCAGCGTAACGTTATCATCTACTGCTGATATCGAAACTGTTTCATACCTGCCGAAATTCCAAAACCAATTCGGTAGTAACGGTGGTGAGCTTTATGTAAATGATTTTAACGACCTTAGAACTTACATTCCTTACGAAAACCAGAGTTACGGTCCGTTATTTAACGGTAAAATGGTTCCCCTGGGTCGTCCGCTTCCTGATGGATCAGTTGAAATGGTACCTTATGCTGCGGTTAAGAACCAAAAAAGAGACTTTTTCAATACAGGTCTTACCACACACCAGAACTTTTCTTACGATTCAGGTGATGAGAACGGCAGCTTCCACATGTCTGCACAGGACATCAACAGCACCAGCGTAACACCGCATGATATTGGCCGCAGGGATATCTTCCGCATCGGCGGCGATAAAAAATACGGCATCTTCTCAGCTACGTATTCAGCTACTTACACTTATGTTAATAAAAATGTAACCAACAGCGGTGGTGTTTATGATGACTTGTTAGAGTCTCCTTTACACGTTCCTGTTGCTGACCTGAAAAATGTTGACAGCAAATACGGCAATCCTGACACCTATTATAATGACTATTATTATAGCCCTGGACAGATCATCGCTCAAACAAGATACCTTGATATTGAGAACCACATCAATGCCAACGTAGCATTAACCCTGAAACCTTGGAAATGGGTTAGCTTAACTTACCGTTCATCTTTAGAGAACATCCAGGCCAGGTCTGAAGTTAAAGATGCGGGCATCACCTACAGCGACTTTTCAAAATCAAACGATACTATTTATTATTCAAACTCACAAGGTACCGGTATAGTTAAGGCGGAAGATTCAGGTACAAAATATTCTGCCAATGATGCGCCGCCATCATATGGTTTAGATGATTTTAACAATTTGCTGTTCACTTCTGACTTCCTTGCAAGCTTTAATACCAAATTTGCGAAAGATTTCAGCTTTAATGGTACAGCAGGTATCGCTTACATCGAGAATAAGATCACCAATACACCTATCAATCAGGGAGCTTTGGTTACTTTGCCTTACAATACCCAAAACTTTTCCGGAACCCCTAGTGTAGGCGGGCAATATTCCTATGAAGCCCGTAAGATCGGTTATTTTGCGGAAGGTACTTTCGGGTACAAAGATTTTGCCTATGTACACGGTTCATTCAGGACTGACCTTGACTCAAGGTTATCAAAAGCTAACCACTACATCCCTTATTATGATATCGACGGATCACTTGTTTTAAGTGAAATGTTTAAAGGAATGACAGACAATGGTGTCTTGAATTTCGCTAAAGTACGTTATGCACACTCTTTAACTGGTAACGTTTCGCCGCTTGCCAATGGTTCTCAATACATAGCCTTCGGTGCTTACCGTACCGACCCTACTTTGGGCGCTGCATACGGTTTCCCTTATGCAAGCTCCGGTATAGCGGGTTACTCACTCAATACAACGATTGCTAACCCGAATATTAAACCTGAAAAAGTTACTGAAGATGAAGTTGGTTTAGACTTAGGTTTCTTAAACGACCGCATCAATCTGGCCGCTTCTTACTACCAGTCAAAAACTAAAGATGGTATCGTGTTTGCCAACGTTTCAGGCGCTTCAGGTTTCACTACAGCATTATTAAACGCTGCAAACACCAGCAACAAAGGTTTGGAACTTGATTTGAGCGGTACTGTTATTAAAACAGGAAACATTAACTGGAAAATAGGCGTTAACTGGACACACCAGTCAAGCAATGTTGAAAGTATAGTTTCTGGTGTTAACGCCCTGCCGATTGGCAACGCTGCATGGGCAGTGGTAGGTCATTCTTATCCTGAACTCGAAGGTTACGACTGGACCCGCGATCCTGCTAACGGCAAGGTAATTGTTGACCCTAACACAGGTTTACCAACCAGGGCAAGTAAATTAAGCATCCTTGGCCAATCAGTTCCTTCAGACCTGATAGGTTTCAGTACTACATTTAAATATAAGAGCTTCTCTTTCCAAATGACTGCTGACTATCGCGGTGGTTATGTTATCTACAACTCAAACCTGGGTACTACGCTTGACCATAGCGGTACCAGTATTACTTCAGCCATTGCAGGCCGTCAGCGTTTTGTGTTCCCCAATTCAGAGTACCTGGTTAACGGAGCTTATGTACCAAATACTAACGTGGAAGTACAGGATGGCAACTTTAACTTTTGGCCAACTTTATACCAAAGTATAGATGCTAACTATGTTACCAGTGCTGCTGCATGGAAACTACGTGAAGTTGCCTTATCTTATTCATTGCCGAAACAATTAATAAGCGACATAAAATTTGTGAAAGCTGTTACAATAACAGTTTCCGGACGTAATCTATTAATGTTCGTTCCATCAACTAATAAGTTTACTGACCCTGAATTTAGCAATGATACAGGTAACGGTGTAGGTACTACCTCATTAAACCAGTTGCCACCAACAAGGATATTCAGTACAACATTGTCTGTAACTTTATAA
- a CDS encoding SusD/RagB family nutrient-binding outer membrane lipoprotein: MKTITIFKRKVNIALLSAAAVLAGVAGCKKGTFDINGTSPNAPSSVLPKFSLSASLSGTANLMYSAVGGVGGNQDMINNWMGYWTQSGAYTPSNTYVLYQLTSGTGAGNWDMGFNNLSNYHQLIKASSTDATLVNYKAIGMIMTAFVYQRIVDLYNKAPYTGALVPNSTFSYKYDDGATIYKACIAKIDSAVAAIKANPGAVSPGNYDIMFKGDMGMWVKFGNTLKLKMLMRQTASSANGSLGDAGVKSALSGYTADDFLGAGEDASINPGYSSAADNAENPLYIDVVKTSTGQPGYNEKYFRANKYGVDFYHAHNDLRDTMFYLPADADGMIHGRLYGSQNGNEANSVISGLTGFGLNASASESSPIIPAFESLFLLAEAQQRGYIAGSAADSYKAGVEESFRILGSDKATADAYMAQADPVANFALASDPIKAIITQEWAACNSLDPLESYSNYRRLGIPRIPVSAYPGVTVDHIPYRFPYPTSELSYNSANVPDGGTGTEALNSKIFWMP, from the coding sequence ATGAAAACAATAACGATATTTAAGCGAAAAGTAAACATTGCCCTGCTATCGGCAGCAGCAGTGTTAGCAGGAGTGGCTGGATGTAAGAAAGGTACATTTGATATAAATGGCACCAGCCCGAATGCACCTTCAAGTGTTCTTCCGAAATTTTCACTGTCTGCCAGTTTATCCGGTACAGCCAACCTGATGTATTCAGCAGTTGGTGGCGTTGGGGGCAACCAGGATATGATCAATAACTGGATGGGCTACTGGACACAAAGCGGGGCCTATACCCCAAGTAATACTTACGTGCTTTACCAGCTAACCAGCGGTACCGGTGCGGGTAACTGGGATATGGGGTTTAATAACCTGAGTAATTACCACCAGTTGATTAAAGCTTCATCAACAGATGCTACTCTGGTTAATTACAAAGCCATTGGTATGATTATGACCGCTTTTGTTTATCAGCGGATTGTTGATCTTTACAACAAAGCGCCTTATACCGGAGCATTAGTGCCAAACAGCACTTTCTCCTACAAATACGATGACGGTGCTACTATTTACAAGGCATGTATTGCAAAAATCGACTCGGCTGTGGCTGCCATCAAGGCAAACCCGGGAGCTGTTTCTCCGGGAAACTATGATATCATGTTCAAGGGAGATATGGGCATGTGGGTAAAATTCGGCAATACTTTAAAACTAAAAATGCTGATGCGCCAAACTGCCAGTTCTGCAAATGGCTCATTGGGCGATGCAGGTGTAAAATCGGCATTGTCGGGTTATACCGCTGATGACTTCTTAGGCGCTGGCGAAGACGCATCGATCAATCCAGGATATTCAAGCGCTGCTGACAATGCTGAAAATCCATTGTATATTGATGTGGTAAAAACTTCTACTGGTCAACCCGGATATAACGAGAAATATTTCAGGGCAAATAAATATGGTGTAGACTTTTACCATGCCCATAACGATTTGCGCGATACCATGTTTTACCTGCCGGCAGATGCCGATGGTATGATCCATGGACGGCTATACGGCAGTCAGAACGGTAACGAAGCAAACAGTGTGATCTCAGGCCTTACCGGTTTTGGTTTAAATGCATCCGCCAGCGAATCTTCGCCGATTATCCCGGCTTTCGAAAGCTTATTTTTGCTTGCCGAAGCACAGCAACGCGGGTATATTGCCGGATCGGCTGCCGATTCTTATAAGGCGGGTGTAGAAGAGTCTTTCCGCATATTAGGATCTGATAAAGCGACTGCTGACGCGTACATGGCACAAGCTGATCCGGTTGCTAATTTCGCATTGGCTTCTGATCCGATTAAAGCTATCATTACCCAGGAATGGGCTGCTTGCAATAGCCTTGACCCGCTTGAATCATACAGCAATTACAGAAGGTTGGGTATTCCTAGAATACCAGTTTCCGCGTATCCGGGTGTTACCGTTGATCATATTCCATACCGGTTCCCTTATCCTACCAGCGAATTGAGCTATAACAGCGCGAATGTACCTGATGGCGGCACCGGAACGGAAGCCTTGAATTCGAAGATATTTTGGATGCCATAA
- a CDS encoding PadR family transcriptional regulator translates to MIVENTQTQMRKGILEYCILSIIAKGETYASDIIAELKKAQLLVVEGTLYPLLTRLKNNGLLTYNWVESTSGPPRKYYVLSDEGRNVLNQLDKTWEELAFAVKTAIGDRK, encoded by the coding sequence ATGATTGTTGAAAACACACAAACCCAAATGCGGAAAGGAATACTGGAGTATTGCATACTTTCCATTATAGCAAAGGGGGAGACTTACGCTTCGGATATTATCGCGGAGCTGAAAAAGGCCCAACTGCTTGTTGTTGAGGGTACTCTATACCCTTTGTTAACCCGTTTAAAAAACAATGGCCTGCTTACCTATAACTGGGTTGAGTCAACATCCGGCCCACCCCGCAAATACTATGTACTGTCAGACGAAGGGCGGAACGTCCTGAACCAATTAGATAAAACATGGGAAGAATTAGCATTTGCCGTAAAGACAGCTATCGGGGACAGAAAATGA